One stretch of Cottoperca gobio chromosome 18, fCotGob3.1, whole genome shotgun sequence DNA includes these proteins:
- the LOC115023401 gene encoding diamine acetyltransferase 2-like gives MDFSIRAANVEDCKDIARMIVELAEYEKVADHVKVTQRDLEQDGFSKNPFFHGIVAEVPEQHKTKDGHTKIGYALYFYSYSSWSGRAIYMEDLYVMPEFRGKSIGKALMSKVAQLGLAAGCNQLNFTVLDWNKPSLDFYLSQGSFDITADMGYHCMRCEGEALEHLAQP, from the exons ATGGACTTCTCTATCCGTGCAGCCAACGTGGAGGACTGCAAGGACATCGCGCGGATGATCGTG GAGTTGGCTGAATATGAGAAAGTCGCAGACCACGTGAAAGTCACACAGAGAG ACTTGGAGCAGGACGGCTTCTCCAAGAACCCGTTCTTCCATGGGATCGTCGCTGAAGTGCCGGAACAGCACAAAACCAAAGATG gCCATACGAAGATCGGATATGCACTTTACTTCTACTCCTACAGCTCATGGTCAGGCAGAGCCATTTATATGGAGGACTTGTACGTGATGCCCGAGTTCAGAG ggAAGAGCATTGGTAAAGCACTTATGAGCAAGGTAGCTCAG CTGGGCCTGGCTGCCGGCTGCAACCAGCTCAACTTCACCGTCCTGGACTGGAACAAACCATCTCTGGACTTTTACCTCAGCCAGGGCAGCTTCGACATCACGGCTGACATGGGCTACCACTGTATGCGCTGCGAGGGTGAGGCGCTGGAGCACCTGGCCCAACCCTAA